A window of Lepus europaeus isolate LE1 chromosome 11, mLepTim1.pri, whole genome shotgun sequence contains these coding sequences:
- the LOC133769911 gene encoding collagen alpha-1(XI) chain-like yields the protein MRHAPCGDVPAHPPGHLLRRGRGALGPHLGPEAQTREDRDPAAGRARGRRGQKGNLSPRCAPRCRLGSQDPNPPRKPGPGGRSGRAASARAGDGDTAAQDRGPPRPLRTPEGARDAELERGERRAPGTAARAAPRRALCYGLGKRRKMAQVLGSLHPRGRPRKSSWLLASDQRSSGHCGCGEMRRPCQDGRWQASSLTEEWLRHPPGNRL from the exons ATGCGCCACGCCCCGTGTGGTGACGTCCCCGCCCACCCGCCTGGCCACCTGCTAAGGCGCGGGCGGGGAGCCCTTGGCCCGCATCTGGGGCCTGAAGCGCAGACCCGCGAAGACCGGGACCCCGCCGCCGGGCGGGCACGGGGACGCAGGGGCCAGAAAGGAAACCTGAGTCCGCGCTGTGCTCCCCGCTGCCGGCTCGGCTCCCAGGACCCGAACCCTCCGAGAAAGCCTGGTCCCGGGGGACGCTCAGGCCGGGCCGCGTCCGCGAGAGCCGGGGACGGGGACACCGCGGCGCAGGACCGGGGGCCGCCTCGGCCGCTACGAACGCCCGAGGGCGCGCGGGACGCCGAGTTGGAAAGGGGAGAAAGGAGAGCCCCGGGCACCGCagcccgcgccgcgccgcgccggg ctctctgctatggcctgggaaagcggcggaagatggcccaggtccttgggtccctgcacccgcgtgggagacccagaaagagctcctggctcctggcttcggatcagcgcagctctggccattgcggctgtggtgaaatgagaaggccatgccaagatggccgctggcaagcaagctCACTTACTGAGGAATGGCTTCGacacccacctggcaacaggctgtga